A stretch of the Desulforamulus ferrireducens genome encodes the following:
- a CDS encoding PolC-type DNA polymerase III translates to MAVSLLDILEKHQQQSKNNLPEILKQAKIVRVVVNTGKKQWKLSIKLEQQLTSQELRQLQSALEALTPGPVLLALDIQQPLSVNQLPDMTLIRAELAQRYPVLRGCLPNVTGQWQGHLLILQLPDEVTQELFKGRDCDLYIKNWLKEKFGLETDVQLIINQQPEEDESWCHLQEQIEQEIRERIAAEQATAPVDKEKAAPAQANEDPNVILGKVIKGQITPIAEIQEEERSVVIQGKVFDVECKQLKSGRQILTFCLTDYSDSIEVKKFLDEDDTETAERIKNGLWVVVRGPAQYDKFSQELTVMAYDINLGEAPPARQDNAPEKRVELHLHTKMSSMDSVCGAAEVVKLAAAWGHPAVAVTDHGVVQAFPEAYAAAKKSGIKLIYGVEGYLIDDGIPTLWHLTQNNQLTALTYVVLDFETTGFSPQTDDIIEIGAVKYRDGQEVERFATLVKPYKEIPYEVTKLTGISPEMVKEAPAAPEALKTLQDFLGDAVLVAHNAAFDLSFLKVGFRKHLQVEIKNTVIDTLGVARVLLPNLKNHKLDTLAKEFKIELANHHRAVDDAAATGKLWLLLLKKLGEQGIEDLKALSEMGRGVQQDKLRSRHITILVKDEIGLKNLYRLITLSHLEYFHRKPRIPRQELIKHREGLLLGSACEAGELYQALLAGASQEELENIASFYDYLEIQPLGNNEFLVRSGQVNSMEDLKELNRKVVSLGDKLGIPVVATGDVHFINPEDEIYRRILMAGKGFEDADQQAPLYFKTTEEMLAEFSYLGEDTAYQVVIKNPRQIAETVSSFKPIPDTLHPPTIEGAEQQITEMTLQRAQELYGEPLPEIVQQRVDKELKSIIGNGFAVLYLIAQKLVKKSNDDGYLVGSRGSVGSSLVATFTGITEVNPLPPHYRCPNCRHSEFITDGSAGCGADMPDKNCPNCGTKYIKDGHDIPFEVFLGFDGDKVPDIDLNFSGEYQPRAHKYTEELFGKDFVYRAGTIGTIADKTAFGFVKNYFDERNIKKRNAELKRLVQGCAGVKRTTGQHPGGLMVVPNHLDVHMFTPVQRPADDVKSDTRTTHFDYHSIHDSLVKLDILGHDDPTVIRMLEDLTGVNAREIPLDDPKTMSLFSSTEALGVTPEEIRSQVGTYAIPEFGTKFVRQMLVDTKPKSFSELVRISGFSHGTDVWLNNAQDLIREGTCKLSEAISARDDIMVYLIYQGLPPKQAFKIMEGVRKGKGVKEEDAEAMRAHGVPEWYIESCRKIKYMFPKAHATAYVMMAFRIAWFKVYRPEAFYAAYFTVRADDFDADLMVQGVNKILQTIEEIEEKGNGASTKEKNLLTILEVALEMNRRGIKLLPVNLEKSDATKFLITPEGLLSPFGGLQGVGSAAAQSIVAAREEAPFTSIDDLRTRAKVSKTVIEVLQNHGALRNLQESDQMALF, encoded by the coding sequence TTGGCGGTATCACTGCTAGATATATTAGAAAAACATCAGCAACAAAGCAAAAACAACCTGCCAGAAATTTTAAAACAGGCGAAAATTGTCAGGGTGGTTGTTAATACCGGCAAGAAGCAGTGGAAATTATCGATTAAACTTGAACAACAACTTACTAGCCAAGAACTGAGACAGCTTCAATCGGCCCTGGAAGCATTAACACCAGGGCCGGTTTTGTTGGCCTTAGATATCCAACAGCCGTTGTCAGTCAATCAGTTACCGGATATGACCTTAATTAGAGCGGAGTTGGCCCAGCGATACCCGGTTCTCCGTGGCTGCTTGCCCAATGTTACAGGGCAATGGCAGGGGCATTTACTCATCTTACAACTGCCGGATGAGGTTACCCAGGAGTTGTTTAAAGGTAGAGACTGCGATTTATATATAAAAAATTGGCTTAAGGAAAAATTTGGTCTGGAAACAGATGTGCAGCTGATCATTAATCAGCAACCTGAAGAGGATGAATCCTGGTGCCATTTGCAGGAGCAAATAGAACAGGAAATCAGAGAGAGAATTGCTGCTGAACAAGCCACGGCACCCGTCGATAAGGAAAAGGCAGCCCCGGCCCAGGCTAACGAAGATCCTAACGTTATTTTAGGTAAAGTGATCAAGGGACAAATCACACCCATTGCGGAAATTCAAGAGGAAGAACGCAGCGTTGTTATTCAGGGTAAGGTCTTTGATGTGGAATGTAAGCAGTTAAAATCTGGTCGTCAAATTTTAACCTTTTGTCTCACTGATTATAGTGATTCCATTGAAGTGAAGAAATTCTTAGACGAAGACGATACAGAAACCGCTGAGCGGATCAAGAATGGTCTCTGGGTAGTGGTACGGGGTCCGGCTCAATATGATAAGTTCTCCCAAGAATTAACTGTTATGGCCTATGATATTAATCTGGGGGAAGCTCCTCCGGCCCGGCAGGATAACGCCCCGGAAAAAAGGGTAGAACTGCACCTGCATACCAAAATGAGTTCCATGGATAGTGTGTGTGGTGCTGCGGAAGTGGTAAAATTGGCCGCCGCCTGGGGACATCCGGCGGTGGCTGTTACTGACCACGGGGTGGTGCAAGCTTTTCCCGAAGCCTATGCCGCTGCTAAAAAGTCAGGTATCAAGCTGATTTATGGTGTGGAGGGCTATCTCATTGATGATGGCATACCCACCCTGTGGCATCTAACCCAGAATAACCAGTTAACCGCTTTGACCTACGTTGTTTTGGACTTTGAAACCACCGGCTTTTCGCCCCAGACGGATGATATCATTGAAATTGGTGCAGTAAAATACCGTGACGGCCAGGAAGTGGAGCGATTTGCCACCCTGGTCAAGCCGTACAAGGAAATTCCCTATGAAGTTACTAAATTGACGGGCATTTCACCGGAAATGGTTAAGGAGGCACCGGCAGCGCCGGAGGCTCTGAAGACCTTACAGGATTTTCTCGGTGACGCGGTACTGGTAGCCCATAATGCTGCCTTTGATCTGAGTTTCCTCAAGGTGGGCTTTAGAAAACACCTGCAGGTGGAAATCAAGAACACAGTCATTGATACCTTGGGTGTGGCCAGGGTTCTCTTGCCCAATTTAAAAAATCATAAACTGGATACCCTGGCGAAGGAGTTTAAAATTGAACTGGCTAATCATCACCGGGCGGTGGACGACGCAGCAGCCACCGGCAAGCTCTGGTTGCTGTTACTTAAAAAGCTTGGGGAGCAGGGCATTGAGGACCTTAAAGCCCTCAGCGAGATGGGCAGAGGAGTACAGCAGGATAAACTGAGGTCCCGGCATATCACCATCTTGGTAAAAGATGAGATTGGTCTGAAAAACCTGTATCGATTGATTACTTTATCCCATTTAGAGTACTTTCACCGCAAACCGAGGATTCCCAGACAGGAATTGATTAAGCACCGGGAAGGTTTGCTCCTCGGCTCTGCCTGTGAGGCTGGTGAGTTGTACCAGGCTTTGCTGGCCGGAGCCTCCCAGGAAGAATTAGAGAACATTGCTTCCTTCTACGATTACCTGGAGATTCAGCCCCTGGGGAACAATGAGTTTTTAGTACGTAGCGGTCAAGTAAACAGCATGGAAGACCTTAAAGAGTTAAATCGCAAAGTGGTGTCCTTAGGAGATAAACTTGGTATTCCCGTAGTGGCAACGGGTGACGTGCATTTCATCAACCCTGAGGATGAAATTTATCGGAGAATACTTATGGCTGGCAAGGGCTTTGAGGACGCTGATCAGCAGGCACCCCTTTATTTTAAAACCACCGAGGAGATGCTGGCTGAATTCTCGTATCTGGGTGAGGATACAGCCTACCAGGTGGTCATCAAAAATCCCCGGCAAATAGCTGAGACAGTGAGTTCCTTTAAACCCATTCCTGATACATTGCATCCCCCCACCATCGAAGGGGCAGAACAGCAGATAACCGAGATGACTTTGCAGCGAGCTCAGGAATTATATGGGGAGCCTTTACCCGAGATAGTACAACAACGGGTAGACAAAGAATTAAAATCAATTATTGGTAATGGCTTTGCGGTACTTTATTTAATTGCTCAGAAACTGGTGAAAAAATCTAATGATGATGGCTATCTGGTAGGTTCCCGGGGTTCGGTTGGTTCTTCTCTGGTGGCTACCTTTACCGGTATTACCGAAGTAAATCCTTTGCCGCCCCATTATCGCTGTCCCAACTGTCGGCACAGTGAGTTTATCACCGATGGTTCGGCCGGCTGTGGGGCAGATATGCCGGACAAAAATTGTCCTAACTGCGGCACCAAATACATTAAGGATGGTCATGACATTCCCTTCGAGGTGTTTTTGGGCTTTGACGGCGACAAAGTTCCTGATATTGATCTTAACTTCTCCGGGGAATATCAGCCTCGGGCCCATAAATACACCGAGGAATTGTTTGGTAAGGATTTTGTTTATCGAGCAGGTACCATTGGTACCATTGCGGATAAAACCGCCTTTGGTTTTGTGAAAAACTATTTTGATGAACGCAACATCAAAAAAAGAAATGCGGAGCTTAAGAGATTAGTCCAGGGGTGTGCCGGCGTCAAGCGAACCACCGGTCAACACCCGGGCGGATTAATGGTTGTACCAAACCATCTGGATGTGCATATGTTTACCCCGGTGCAGAGGCCGGCGGATGATGTGAAATCCGACACCCGCACCACCCACTTTGATTACCACTCCATTCACGACAGCCTGGTTAAGCTGGATATTCTGGGTCATGATGATCCGACGGTAATTCGCATGCTGGAGGATTTAACGGGAGTAAATGCCCGGGAAATACCCCTGGATGATCCCAAAACCATGAGTTTATTTTCCTCCACCGAGGCCCTGGGGGTAACGCCAGAGGAAATTCGTTCCCAGGTGGGCACCTATGCCATACCTGAGTTTGGTACTAAGTTTGTACGTCAGATGTTGGTGGATACAAAGCCCAAATCCTTTTCTGAACTGGTGCGTATTTCAGGTTTTTCCCACGGGACGGACGTTTGGTTGAATAACGCTCAGGATTTAATTAGAGAAGGCACCTGTAAGCTATCAGAAGCTATCTCGGCCCGGGATGATATTATGGTCTACCTTATTTACCAAGGGCTACCGCCTAAGCAGGCCTTTAAAATAATGGAGGGCGTGCGTAAAGGCAAAGGGGTTAAGGAAGAAGATGCCGAGGCCATGCGAGCCCATGGCGTACCTGAATGGTATATCGAGTCTTGCCGGAAGATTAAATACATGTTCCCCAAGGCCCATGCCACCGCCTATGTCATGATGGCCTTTCGCATTGCCTGGTTCAAGGTGTACCGCCCGGAAGCCTTTTATGCCGCTTATTTTACGGTGAGAGCCGATGATTTTGATGCGGATCTAATGGTGCAAGGGGTAAATAAAATATTGCAGACCATTGAGGAGATAGAGGAGAAGGGAAATGGTGCTTCCACCAAGGAAAAAAACCTGTTAACTATATTGGAAGTTGCCCTGGAAATGAATCGACGTGGCATCAAGCTATTGCCGGTTAACTTAGAAAAATCCGATGCCACCAAGTTTCTCATTACTCCGGAAGGATTATTATCTCCCTTTGGTGGTTTGCAGGGAGTGGGTAGTGCCGCTGCGCAAAGTATTGTTGCAGCCAGGGAGGAAGCTCCCTTTACTTCCATTGATGATCTAAGAACCAGAGCCAAAGTGTCTAAAACGGTGATTGAAGTATTACAAAACCACGGTGCCCTGAGAAATTTACAGGAATCGGATCAGATGGCGTTGTTTTAG
- a CDS encoding MGDG synthase family glycosyltransferase — MILNKVLILSVSAGEGHMRAAAAIKQEIVQRNANAVVTILDTFRYASPLIEKIVLGAYMEIIKMTPLIYGYLYRQAEKEKPLSGFAKQEFNRIINKLAAPKLISFIEEMAPQVIVCTHPFPLGILADLRRQGKCDVPIVAAITDFTVHPFWLFEDVDCYLVAADSLVQAFADYGIDRQRIAATGIPIDPAFNLPHNRSALRQQWQMDPELPAILVMGGGLGMGPLADVVKELAAARLPCQLMVVCGRNEQLRNKLSKANLPATVHVLGYLQNIHELMAACDVMVGKAGGLTSSEAMASGLPMFITAPIPGQEERNAEFLESAGAAKLVKDPKDLVTQIRKYLARPAWQAAMCEAARKIGRPMSAAMAVEIMENLVEQHTGRAQAINK; from the coding sequence ATGATCTTAAATAAGGTTCTGATATTGTCCGTTTCCGCTGGAGAAGGACATATGAGGGCTGCGGCTGCCATCAAGCAGGAAATAGTACAGCGAAACGCCAATGCTGTGGTAACCATACTGGATACTTTCCGCTATGCCAGTCCCTTAATTGAGAAGATAGTGTTGGGGGCCTATATGGAAATTATCAAAATGACCCCGTTGATCTATGGTTATTTATATCGTCAGGCGGAAAAGGAAAAACCCCTGTCCGGTTTTGCCAAGCAAGAGTTTAACCGTATTATTAATAAGCTGGCAGCACCTAAACTGATATCCTTTATTGAAGAGATGGCACCACAGGTCATTGTTTGTACCCATCCCTTTCCCCTGGGCATACTGGCAGATTTGCGCCGTCAAGGAAAATGTGATGTGCCCATTGTTGCTGCCATTACAGACTTTACAGTCCATCCCTTTTGGCTCTTTGAGGATGTGGATTGCTATCTGGTGGCAGCGGATTCATTGGTGCAGGCCTTTGCCGATTATGGCATTGACCGGCAGAGGATAGCAGCCACAGGTATACCCATTGATCCGGCCTTTAATTTGCCTCATAATCGGTCAGCTTTGCGGCAGCAATGGCAAATGGACCCGGAACTGCCGGCTATACTGGTCATGGGTGGCGGCTTAGGCATGGGGCCTTTGGCCGATGTGGTTAAAGAATTAGCTGCCGCCCGCTTGCCCTGTCAATTGATGGTGGTATGTGGGCGTAATGAGCAGCTGAGAAATAAATTGAGCAAGGCTAATTTGCCTGCCACCGTCCATGTTTTAGGCTATCTCCAGAACATCCATGAGCTAATGGCAGCTTGCGATGTGATGGTTGGTAAGGCCGGGGGTCTAACTTCCTCGGAAGCCATGGCCAGTGGCTTACCTATGTTTATTACGGCTCCCATACCTGGGCAGGAGGAACGGAACGCCGAGTTCCTGGAAAGCGCCGGAGCCGCTAAACTGGTGAAGGATCCCAAAGACCTGGTAACACAGATAAGAAAATATTTGGCTAGACCGGCTTGGCAAGCAGCCATGTGTGAAGCTGCCAGAAAGATTGGTCGTCCTATGTCTGCGGCCATGGCGGTTGAGATTATGGAAAATTTAGTAGAGCAACACACTGGGCGGGCTCAAGCGATAAATAAGTAG
- a CDS encoding proline--tRNA ligase has product MRTSEMLIPTLREVPAEAEVVSHKLLLRAGFIRKAASGVYTYLPLAQRVLRKIKNIVREEMDKQGGQELLMPIIQPAEMWLESGRWHVYGPELFRLKDRHNRDFCLGPTHEEVITLLMRGEIRSYKQMPQLLYQIQNKFRDERRPRFGLMRGREFIMKDLYSFDRDEAALDVSYQKMYEAYTNVFNRCGLKFRPVEADSGAIGGSTTHEFMVLAESGEAAILYCSQCDYAANVEKATSQPAAGLDPTKEQLALEEVSTPGQKTAEQVAAFFGVATSQIIKTMIYKTDKEFVAALVRGDRDVNEVKLLNTLGALNLELAEDADINRVTGAAAGYVGPVGLQNIRIVADPEVMAMVNAVAGANKTEAHFINVNPNRDFKPELVADIRLVKAGEPCPKCQAELLEARGIEVGQIFKLGTKYSEALGANFLDENGKEKPIVMGCYGIGISRTMAAAIEQNNDENGIIWPAAIAPFQAVVIPVSTKDAGQVQIAEQLYQELNQAGVETIIDDRAERPGVKFKDADLVGYPLRIVVGGKAVEEGVVEVRQRRSAATELIPVTEVKEQVKKLLTTL; this is encoded by the coding sequence ATGCGTACCAGTGAAATGTTAATCCCTACCCTGCGCGAGGTTCCGGCAGAAGCTGAAGTAGTCAGCCACAAGCTGTTACTGCGGGCCGGTTTTATTCGTAAAGCAGCTTCCGGTGTCTATACCTATTTACCCTTAGCCCAACGTGTACTCAGGAAGATTAAAAACATCGTCAGAGAAGAAATGGACAAACAGGGTGGACAAGAACTGTTGATGCCCATTATTCAGCCCGCTGAAATGTGGCTGGAATCCGGTCGCTGGCATGTTTATGGCCCGGAACTGTTCCGGCTTAAGGATCGGCACAACCGTGATTTTTGCCTGGGGCCCACCCATGAGGAAGTGATTACCCTGCTAATGCGTGGGGAGATTCGCTCCTATAAACAAATGCCCCAACTGTTGTACCAAATCCAAAATAAATTTAGGGATGAACGGCGGCCCCGCTTTGGTTTAATGCGCGGCAGGGAGTTTATCATGAAGGATTTATATTCCTTTGATCGTGATGAGGCAGCCCTGGATGTGAGCTATCAAAAGATGTATGAGGCCTACACCAATGTCTTTAACCGTTGTGGCCTGAAATTCCGTCCCGTGGAGGCCGATTCCGGAGCCATTGGCGGCAGCACTACCCATGAGTTTATGGTTTTGGCAGAGTCTGGCGAAGCGGCCATTCTTTACTGTTCCCAGTGTGACTATGCGGCTAACGTAGAAAAAGCTACTTCTCAGCCTGCCGCAGGTTTGGATCCAACCAAGGAGCAACTGGCTCTTGAGGAAGTATCTACTCCTGGTCAAAAAACTGCTGAGCAAGTGGCAGCCTTCTTTGGTGTTGCTACCAGCCAGATTATTAAAACCATGATTTATAAAACAGATAAGGAATTTGTAGCAGCCCTGGTACGGGGTGATCGGGATGTTAATGAGGTTAAGCTGTTAAATACTCTGGGGGCACTGAACCTGGAACTGGCAGAGGATGCTGACATTAACCGGGTGACCGGGGCAGCCGCTGGTTATGTGGGTCCGGTGGGACTGCAAAATATTCGCATTGTGGCTGACCCTGAGGTGATGGCTATGGTCAATGCAGTGGCAGGTGCCAACAAGACCGAAGCACACTTCATTAATGTGAACCCAAACCGTGATTTTAAACCCGAGCTGGTGGCAGATATTCGTCTGGTCAAAGCAGGGGAGCCCTGCCCCAAATGCCAGGCAGAGTTGCTTGAAGCAAGGGGTATCGAGGTAGGACAAATTTTTAAACTTGGTACCAAATACAGTGAGGCCCTGGGTGCCAACTTCCTGGACGAAAACGGTAAGGAAAAACCCATCGTGATGGGTTGCTATGGTATAGGTATCAGCCGCACCATGGCAGCAGCCATTGAGCAAAATAATGATGAAAACGGTATCATTTGGCCGGCAGCCATTGCCCCCTTCCAGGCGGTGGTTATTCCCGTCAGCACTAAGGACGCCGGTCAAGTGCAAATAGCCGAACAGCTTTATCAAGAGTTAAATCAAGCGGGGGTTGAAACTATCATTGATGACCGGGCCGAACGTCCTGGTGTGAAATTTAAGGATGCCGATCTGGTGGGTTATCCCCTGAGAATTGTTGTGGGTGGTAAAGCCGTAGAAGAAGGTGTGGTAGAGGTGCGTCAGCGCCGTTCTGCTGCAACCGAGCTAATACCTGTCACCGAGGTGAAGGAACAGGTTAAAAAGCTATTAACAACTTTGTAG
- the ispG gene encoding flavodoxin-dependent (E)-4-hydroxy-3-methylbut-2-enyl-diphosphate synthase → MRKKQTRPVMVGTVKIGGDAPVIVQSMTNTDTRNAAATIAQIEELTQVGCEVVRVAVPDREAAEALTEIKRGITVPLIADIHFDYRLALAALAAGVDGLRINPGNIGGTAKVREVVAAARERRVPIRIGVNAGSLEKDLLRKYGGVTAEALVESALNHIHILEELNYPEIKVSLKASNIPLMLEAYRKLTDVVDYPMHVGVTEAGTVKGGTIKSAVGIGALLAEGIGDTVRVSLTGHPRHEVMVAWEILKALNLRQRGVELISCPTCGRTQINLIKIAEEVEERLAKVAKPIKVAVMGCAVNGPGEAREADVGIAGGKGVGLIFRKGEIIRQVPEDKLLEELLKEVEKL, encoded by the coding sequence ATGAGAAAAAAGCAAACACGCCCCGTGATGGTTGGTACGGTAAAGATTGGCGGGGATGCCCCTGTGATTGTCCAATCCATGACCAATACCGATACCAGAAACGCAGCTGCAACCATAGCTCAGATTGAAGAATTAACCCAGGTCGGTTGTGAAGTAGTAAGAGTGGCAGTTCCTGACCGGGAAGCTGCCGAGGCATTAACCGAAATAAAAAGGGGTATTACCGTCCCTTTAATTGCCGATATCCACTTTGATTATCGCTTAGCTCTGGCCGCTTTAGCAGCCGGGGTTGATGGTTTAAGGATTAATCCGGGAAATATCGGCGGCACCGCCAAGGTACGGGAAGTGGTGGCGGCCGCCCGGGAACGTCGTGTCCCCATTCGCATAGGTGTCAATGCCGGGTCCTTAGAAAAAGACCTGTTAAGGAAATATGGTGGTGTAACGGCAGAGGCCCTGGTAGAAAGTGCCCTTAATCACATACATATTCTAGAAGAACTTAATTACCCTGAGATTAAGGTTTCCCTGAAAGCTTCTAACATACCTTTAATGCTGGAGGCTTACCGTAAACTTACAGATGTGGTTGACTACCCCATGCATGTGGGGGTTACCGAGGCTGGTACTGTTAAAGGAGGTACCATCAAGTCGGCGGTGGGAATTGGTGCTCTGTTGGCCGAGGGTATAGGAGATACCGTGAGGGTTTCACTGACCGGTCATCCCCGGCATGAGGTTATGGTGGCCTGGGAAATACTTAAAGCCCTCAACCTGCGTCAACGTGGTGTTGAACTTATCTCCTGCCCTACCTGTGGCAGAACCCAAATTAACCTCATTAAAATTGCCGAAGAGGTAGAAGAAAGACTGGCCAAAGTAGCCAAGCCCATTAAAGTGGCGGTGATGGGTTGTGCTGTCAACGGGCCTGGCGAAGCCAGAGAAGCCGACGTAGGCATTGCCGGCGGTAAGGGAGTAGGCCTGATCTTCCGTAAGGGAGAAATCATCCGCCAGGTGCCGGAGGACAAATTGTTGGAGGAACTTCTCAAGGAAGTTGAGAAGCTGTAA
- the rseP gene encoding RIP metalloprotease RseP: MQTFIASVVVFGMLIFFHELGHFLVAKRVGIMVHEFSLGFGPKVFGFHRGETRYNLRLLPLGGFVRMAGMDPNEQEDEGIPIEKTFNHKTAMQRAAVIIAGPLMNFILAAVLFAAILMLQGVPSTTTVVGEVIAGSPAEKAGLQIGDQIKAVNNTTVENWEQLVAETNKNAGQPLHLIVLRDNKEISLEVNTVKDETGQYKMGIRPTMVRQNPFSALAEGVTYTVQITGLIIAFIGQMFTQQVPADLGGPVRVVSEIGKAAEFGVFQVMQLAAFLSINLGLFNLFPIPALDGSRVLFLLWEKISGRPVEPSKESFIHLIGFGLLLLLMIVITYNDIVSLMFGDR, encoded by the coding sequence ATGCAGACATTTATCGCATCGGTGGTTGTTTTTGGAATGCTGATTTTTTTCCACGAATTAGGTCATTTCCTGGTAGCTAAAAGAGTGGGTATTATGGTACACGAATTTAGCTTAGGATTCGGACCTAAGGTTTTTGGTTTCCACCGGGGCGAAACCAGATACAATCTTCGCCTACTACCCCTGGGTGGCTTTGTTCGTATGGCCGGTATGGACCCCAATGAGCAAGAGGATGAAGGTATTCCCATAGAAAAGACCTTTAATCATAAAACGGCCATGCAAAGGGCAGCGGTAATTATTGCAGGACCATTAATGAATTTTATTTTAGCTGCGGTTCTTTTTGCAGCTATTTTAATGCTGCAAGGAGTACCCAGTACCACCACGGTAGTGGGAGAAGTTATTGCCGGCTCTCCCGCCGAAAAGGCCGGTTTACAGATTGGGGACCAAATTAAAGCTGTCAACAATACCACGGTGGAAAACTGGGAGCAACTGGTTGCCGAAACCAACAAAAATGCCGGGCAACCTCTGCATCTTATTGTACTGCGTGATAACAAGGAAATATCTCTCGAGGTTAATACCGTAAAGGATGAAACAGGCCAATATAAAATGGGTATTCGCCCAACCATGGTGAGACAAAATCCCTTCAGTGCTTTAGCCGAAGGTGTAACTTACACTGTACAGATTACCGGTTTGATTATTGCCTTCATTGGTCAGATGTTTACTCAACAGGTGCCAGCTGATTTGGGTGGACCGGTGAGGGTGGTCAGCGAGATTGGCAAAGCCGCGGAGTTTGGTGTTTTTCAAGTTATGCAGTTAGCAGCCTTTCTCAGTATTAACCTGGGACTGTTTAACCTTTTCCCCATTCCTGCACTGGATGGCAGCAGGGTGCTGTTTTTACTGTGGGAAAAGATTTCCGGGCGACCGGTGGAACCTTCCAAAGAGAGTTTTATTCACCTGATAGGTTTTGGCTTGCTACTGTTACTGATGATTGTGATTACCTATAATGATATTGTTTCGTTAATGTTTGGCGATCGCTAG
- a CDS encoding 1-deoxy-D-xylulose-5-phosphate reductoisomerase, whose product MIKIAILGSTGSIGRQTLEVVDRFPEELRVVALAAGKNRQPFLEQCLQYRPLIVSLATEEDAKWLKAALAEQNYYPEVHFGLDGLVRVATCEEATVVVTALSGAIGLRPTCAAIKANKQIALANKETLVAAGEYVTKLASEHQIQILPVDSEHSAIWQCLHGEEKTSVRRIILTASGGPFRQMARADLAKVTPQMALKHPNWTMGQKITIDSATLMNKGLEVIEARWLFNLDYSDIDVVVHPQSIIHSLVEYGDGSMLAHLGMPDMRIPIQYALSYPKRWFNDLPRLNLTELKGLTFEEPDLERFPALALAYQAGKQGGAAPAVLNAANEIAVHAFLAGRIGFMQIPEIVEKVLENHKPTGINNLEEILAIDQWARNEAARIISNC is encoded by the coding sequence ATGATAAAGATTGCGATTTTAGGCAGCACTGGTTCTATTGGTAGACAAACCCTTGAAGTTGTTGACCGGTTTCCAGAGGAACTGAGGGTTGTGGCATTGGCAGCGGGCAAAAACCGCCAGCCTTTTTTGGAACAATGCCTGCAGTACAGGCCATTAATAGTGTCCCTGGCAACAGAGGAAGATGCCAAGTGGCTCAAGGCGGCATTGGCTGAACAAAACTATTATCCAGAGGTTCATTTCGGACTGGATGGTTTGGTCAGGGTGGCTACCTGTGAAGAAGCAACAGTGGTAGTAACCGCCCTTAGTGGAGCCATTGGCTTAAGGCCTACCTGTGCAGCCATCAAAGCCAACAAGCAAATAGCTCTGGCTAACAAAGAAACTCTGGTGGCAGCCGGTGAATATGTGACCAAATTGGCGTCTGAACATCAAATACAGATATTGCCGGTGGACAGTGAACACTCTGCCATCTGGCAATGTTTACACGGTGAAGAAAAAACATCAGTTAGAAGAATTATCCTCACAGCCTCCGGTGGCCCTTTCCGACAAATGGCCAGGGCGGATTTAGCAAAGGTGACGCCGCAAATGGCACTAAAACACCCTAACTGGACTATGGGTCAGAAAATTACCATTGACTCTGCCACCTTAATGAATAAAGGACTGGAAGTGATAGAAGCTAGGTGGCTATTTAATTTAGACTATAGCGATATTGATGTGGTGGTTCATCCCCAGAGCATTATTCATTCCTTGGTGGAGTATGGGGATGGTTCAATGCTAGCTCATTTAGGGATGCCAGATATGCGGATACCCATACAGTATGCCTTAAGTTACCCCAAACGTTGGTTTAATGACTTACCCCGCTTAAACTTAACGGAACTAAAGGGTCTTACCTTTGAGGAACCTGATCTGGAACGTTTTCCGGCTTTGGCTTTAGCTTATCAGGCCGGTAAACAAGGTGGGGCTGCGCCGGCGGTGCTAAATGCAGCCAATGAAATTGCTGTACATGCCTTTTTAGCAGGTCGCATTGGCTTTATGCAAATACCTGAAATTGTCGAAAAAGTCCTGGAGAACCATAAGCCCACTGGAATAAATAACTTAGAGGAGATTCTGGCCATAGATCAATGGGCCAGGAATGAGGCTGCAAGAATTATAAGTAACTGTTAG